In Halarcobacter mediterraneus, the following proteins share a genomic window:
- a CDS encoding c-type cytochrome — MKTRKILLGLAVLGLTTVFANNGAKIYTACAACHGVNGEKAALGKSKVIKSWDSKKTIAALEGYKKGTYGGAMKGVMKGQVARLSSEDIKAVAKHIETLK, encoded by the coding sequence ATGAAAACTAGAAAAATTTTATTAGGTCTAGCAGTTTTAGGATTAACAACTGTTTTTGCAAATAATGGTGCAAAAATTTATACTGCCTGTGCTGCATGTCATGGTGTAAATGGAGAAAAAGCAGCATTAGGAAAATCAAAAGTTATAAAATCTTGGGATAGTAAAAAAACTATTGCTGCTTTAGAAGGGTATAAAAAAGGTACTTATGGTGGCGCTATGAAGGGTGTTATGAAAGGTCAAGTTGCAAGACTTTCAAGTGAAGATATAAAGGCAGTTGCTAAACATATTGAAACATTAAAATAG
- a CDS encoding HU family DNA-binding protein, whose protein sequence is MRSSSMNKAEFIDAVATKAGLSKKDAKGAVDAVLETITETLVKKESVSFIGFGTFTTADRAERTAKVPGTDKTVKVPATTVAKFKVGKALKEAVAK, encoded by the coding sequence ATAAGGAGTTCGTCTATGAACAAAGCTGAATTTATTGATGCGGTTGCAACTAAAGCTGGTCTTTCTAAAAAAGATGCAAAGGGTGCTGTTGATGCAGTATTAGAGACTATTACTGAAACTTTAGTAAAAAAAGAATCTGTAAGTTTTATTGGATTTGGAACATTTACTACAGCAGATAGAGCTGAAAGAACTGCAAAAGTTCCAGGTACTGATAAAACTGTTAAAGTACCAGCTACAACTGTAGCAAAATTCAAAGTTGGAAAAGCTTTAAAAGAAGCAGTAGCTAAGTAA
- a CDS encoding sensor histidine kinase — protein MQDYSSELIFRLKELHINFDKYKYYPRDERFNSAIYDSDKKLIFSTLESDDIDFNSEVYTSNSKIHFIEQPESYYLGAKYVILEINDNLIWLKKLENEIILFIISAFSFMVFLGYFLLKLFLKPMKDALHLLDRFIKDTTHELNTPVSAIITNIEMIDINSLDEKLAKKIKRIDIGAKTVSNIYEDLTYLTLNNKIISQNENLDFSLIVKQRVDYFKTLADVKKIEIDAKIEKNIFIFSDKKKISKLVDNLLSNAIKYNKVKGKIFVSLNKNSLIIEDTGKGISQKELFNLFERYSRFDNSVGGFGIGLNIVSLIAKEYNFEIKVESKIKEGTKVSILWED, from the coding sequence ATGCAAGACTATTCTAGTGAATTGATTTTTAGACTAAAAGAGTTACATATAAATTTTGATAAGTATAAATATTATCCAAGAGATGAAAGATTTAATTCTGCTATTTATGATAGTGATAAAAAACTTATTTTTTCTACTTTAGAATCAGATGATATAGATTTTAATAGTGAAGTTTATACAAGTAATTCAAAAATTCATTTTATAGAACAGCCTGAGTCTTACTATTTAGGAGCTAAATATGTTATTCTTGAAATTAATGATAATTTAATTTGGTTAAAAAAATTAGAAAATGAAATTATTCTTTTTATAATAAGTGCTTTTTCTTTTATGGTTTTTTTAGGATATTTTTTATTAAAACTTTTTTTAAAACCAATGAAAGATGCTTTACATTTATTAGATAGATTTATTAAAGATACTACTCATGAGTTAAATACTCCTGTTTCTGCAATAATTACAAATATAGAAATGATAGATATTAATTCTTTAGATGAAAAATTAGCTAAAAAAATAAAAAGAATAGATATTGGAGCTAAAACAGTTTCTAATATTTATGAAGATTTAACTTACTTGACATTAAATAATAAAATTATTTCCCAAAATGAGAATTTAGATTTCTCTTTAATTGTAAAACAAAGAGTAGATTACTTTAAAACCCTAGCCGATGTTAAAAAAATAGAAATTGATGCAAAAATAGAAAAGAATATATTTATTTTTTCTGATAAAAAAAAGATTTCAAAATTAGTGGATAATCTTTTATCCAATGCAATTAAATATAATAAAGTCAAAGGCAAGATATTTGTTAGTTTAAATAAAAATTCTTTAATTATTGAAGATACAGGAAAAGGAATTTCACAAAAAGAATTATTCAATCTTTTTGAACGATATAGTAGATTTGATAATAGTGTGGGAGGCTTTGGTATTGGCTTAAATATAGTTTCTTTAATTGCAAAAGAATATAATTTTGAAATTAAAGTAGAATCAAAAATTAAAGAAGGAACAAAGGTATCTATTCTATGGGAAGATTAA
- the rsmH gene encoding 16S rRNA (cytosine(1402)-N(4))-methyltransferase RsmH — translation MQIPHIPVLFQETLDAFEGINDGYIIDCTTGYGGHSEGLLKQYPNIKLICNDQDDEALSFSKERLKSFENRIIFNKGNFEHVIEKYKNESVKGILADIGVSSLQLDKEERGFGFESSSLDMRMNQDQTLDASTVVNTYSQFDLERVLKEYGEVREYKKVASLIVNNRPFSSAKQLSDLLLKKMYKGKIHPATLPFQGIRIEVNDELGVLERLFDSIEKAKFKDCTIAIISFHSLEDRIVKNYFKKWSKSCICPSDAFRCTCGNNHSLGKIITRKPIIPTKEEIKQNPRSRSSKLRIFKFD, via the coding sequence ATGCAGATTCCCCATATTCCAGTACTTTTTCAAGAGACTCTTGATGCTTTTGAAGGTATAAATGATGGATATATTATTGATTGTACTACTGGTTATGGTGGTCATAGTGAAGGATTATTAAAACAATATCCAAATATAAAGTTAATATGTAATGATCAAGATGATGAGGCTTTAAGTTTTTCAAAAGAGAGATTAAAAAGTTTTGAAAACCGAATAATTTTCAATAAAGGTAATTTTGAACATGTTATTGAAAAGTATAAAAATGAAAGTGTTAAAGGTATTTTAGCTGATATTGGTGTTTCTTCTTTACAGTTAGATAAAGAAGAAAGAGGGTTTGGTTTTGAAAGTTCTTCTTTGGATATGAGAATGAATCAAGATCAAACTCTAGATGCTTCAACCGTTGTAAATACTTATTCTCAATTTGATTTGGAAAGAGTTTTAAAAGAATATGGGGAAGTTAGAGAATATAAAAAAGTTGCATCTTTAATTGTTAATAATAGACCTTTTTCTTCTGCCAAACAATTATCAGATTTATTGCTAAAAAAGATGTATAAAGGAAAAATTCATCCTGCTACATTACCATTTCAAGGTATTAGAATAGAAGTAAATGATGAATTAGGTGTTTTAGAAAGACTTTTTGATTCAATTGAGAAGGCTAAATTTAAAGATTGTACTATTGCTATAATCTCTTTTCATTCTTTAGAGGATAGAATAGTTAAAAATTATTTTAAAAAATGGAGTAAATCTTGTATTTGTCCAAGTGATGCTTTTCGTTGTACTTGTGGTAATAATCACTCTTTAGGGAAAATCATAACAAGAAAACCTATTATTCCAACAAAAGAAGAAATAAAGCAGAACCCTAGAAGTAGAAGTTCAAAATTAAGGATTTTTAAATTTGATTAG
- a CDS encoding flagellin, whose translation MQVNNNVQFDQSTYLNLNQSLNRISTGLEINSAADDASSLSISDKLRTEASGLSQSIDNVNSGLASLQIADKSISEQSNILDTVKEKLLQASTDTTSQDGREQILDEIKDLLTNFDQIASSTNYNGETLLQNSSDDSSESQSLQFQAGTSSEDIIESTTIQSNTQGVGLENLINQDPTSFDAATARAYLGDIDSALTTINNYRGDLGSTQNQLQSSARNLFSEYVSTQEANSAISDLDYSKEVSNFNKQNILAQIGAYGAAQSSNINQNIVNRLLT comes from the coding sequence ATGCAAGTTAATAATAATGTACAATTTGACCAATCTACATATTTAAATTTAAATCAATCTTTAAATAGAATTTCTACTGGTTTAGAAATAAATAGTGCGGCTGATGATGCTTCATCTTTATCAATTTCAGATAAACTAAGAACTGAAGCTAGTGGATTGTCTCAATCTATTGATAATGTTAATAGTGGATTAGCTTCATTACAAATTGCAGATAAATCAATAAGTGAACAATCAAATATATTAGATACAGTAAAAGAAAAACTCTTACAAGCATCTACAGATACAACTTCACAAGATGGAAGAGAACAAATTTTGGATGAAATAAAAGATTTATTAACAAATTTTGATCAAATTGCATCTAGTACAAACTACAATGGGGAAACTCTATTACAAAACTCTAGTGATGACTCTAGTGAAAGTCAAAGTTTACAGTTTCAAGCAGGAACTTCTTCTGAAGATATTATTGAAAGTACTACTATTCAATCAAATACTCAAGGAGTAGGTTTAGAAAACTTAATAAATCAAGACCCTACTTCTTTTGATGCAGCTACAGCAAGAGCATATTTAGGAGATATTGATTCTGCTTTAACTACAATAAATAATTATAGAGGAGATTTAGGTTCTACTCAAAATCAACTTCAAAGTTCAGCAAGGAATTTATTCTCAGAATATGTTTCAACACAAGAAGCTAACTCTGCAATTTCAGACTTAGACTATTCTAAAGAAGTATCAAATTTCAATAAACAAAATATATTAGCTCAAATTGGAGCTTATGGGGCAGCACAATCTTCTAATATAAATCAAAATATTGTAAATAGACTACTTACATAA
- a CDS encoding ATP-binding protein has translation MSYLTSTKKNTILFISTIGIINTVLAIIVFFFLKNEQKESLYKAKLEIAKLEFQKTQEQLTTELEHYKLILKALKENKDLKRFLNDKQNTYNYLVEDYIDFTKANKNIFQLRYIDKSGLEIIRIEKNDKNKVYAAKVFQDKSKRYYFQQTLKLKKGEFYISDFDLNVENNEIEKPFKATIRVGTPIYINDKLKGILIINFLANDLINHIKNKKDFNVYFIDNKKNFLIHPDSKKNWSTQLKTNYKVFAEIKNFNSLSKNKRFNDSNWTFYLNTISITDKDFYIIYSIKEEIFKKYMDKISREIIFFFISIFILSLPFVFLGAYLQSIKMRILENLINNIPFPICLKDNKGVFLIVNNCLTKLYGCKSKEELIGKNSYDFEHQKLPYSCKKRDDEVIKKRKIEFEDIVILKNNKKLYYDTKIIKLSFLGIFNKTYILGVAIDITAMKILNEELEQKVFEEVTKRIDTEKLLTEKAKLAEMGNMIDNIIHQWKQPLSIIKATTQALEFNEELHNLTEEQKRTYLNNINQNIDFMVDTADDFRRFLAPNKIKVDFNIYECINKITKILYFKFKKNQILINNKIDKQINIYGYKSEFCQVVLNIINNALDKFVENSHLENKTIEVSSIKDDDNLIITIKDNAGGIDSGIIKKIFDERFTTKGDKGSGIGLSISKRIMINSFKGDILAENNKDGATFKIYIKLEA, from the coding sequence ATGTCTTATTTAACTTCTACAAAGAAAAATACCATTTTATTTATTTCCACAATAGGTATAATAAATACAGTACTTGCCATCATAGTTTTTTTCTTTCTAAAAAATGAACAAAAGGAATCACTCTACAAAGCAAAGCTCGAGATTGCTAAATTGGAGTTTCAAAAAACCCAAGAGCAATTAACTACTGAACTAGAACATTATAAACTTATATTAAAAGCTTTAAAAGAAAACAAAGATTTAAAAAGATTTTTAAATGATAAACAAAATACATATAACTATTTAGTAGAAGACTACATAGATTTTACAAAAGCAAATAAAAATATATTTCAATTAAGATATATTGATAAAAGTGGTCTAGAAATCATTAGAATAGAAAAAAATGATAAGAATAAAGTTTATGCTGCAAAGGTTTTTCAAGATAAAAGTAAAAGATATTATTTTCAGCAAACTCTAAAATTAAAAAAAGGAGAGTTTTATATATCAGACTTTGATTTAAATGTTGAAAATAATGAAATAGAAAAACCCTTTAAAGCAACTATTAGAGTGGGGACTCCCATTTATATAAATGATAAACTAAAAGGTATTCTCATCATTAATTTTCTAGCAAATGATTTAATCAATCATATTAAAAATAAAAAAGATTTTAATGTCTATTTTATAGATAATAAAAAGAATTTTTTAATTCATCCTGATTCTAAAAAAAATTGGAGTACTCAACTTAAGACTAATTATAAAGTATTTGCCGAAATTAAAAACTTCAACTCCCTTTCTAAAAATAAAAGATTTAATGATAGTAACTGGACTTTCTATCTTAATACAATAAGTATTACAGATAAAGATTTTTATATTATATATTCAATAAAAGAAGAGATTTTCAAAAAATATATGGACAAAATAAGTAGAGAAATCATATTTTTCTTTATTTCTATTTTCATATTGTCCCTTCCTTTTGTATTTTTAGGTGCATATTTACAATCAATAAAAATGAGAATACTAGAAAATCTTATAAATAATATTCCTTTCCCTATTTGTTTAAAAGACAATAAGGGTGTTTTTCTAATTGTGAATAATTGTTTAACAAAACTATATGGCTGTAAATCAAAAGAGGAGCTTATTGGAAAAAATTCTTATGATTTTGAACATCAGAAGCTACCCTACTCTTGTAAAAAAAGAGATGATGAAGTTATAAAAAAACGAAAAATAGAATTTGAAGATATTGTAATTTTAAAAAACAATAAAAAACTTTATTATGATACGAAAATCATTAAATTATCTTTTTTAGGAATATTTAATAAAACCTATATTCTAGGTGTTGCCATTGATATTACTGCAATGAAAATATTAAATGAAGAATTAGAACAAAAAGTATTTGAAGAAGTCACCAAAAGAATTGATACTGAAAAACTTTTAACAGAAAAAGCAAAACTTGCAGAAATGGGGAATATGATTGATAATATAATTCATCAATGGAAGCAACCACTAAGTATAATAAAAGCAACAACTCAAGCTTTAGAATTTAATGAAGAACTACATAATCTAACAGAAGAGCAAAAAAGAACCTATTTAAATAACATTAACCAAAATATTGATTTTATGGTAGATACAGCTGATGACTTTAGAAGATTTTTAGCTCCAAATAAAATTAAAGTTGATTTCAATATTTATGAATGTATAAATAAAATTACAAAAATCTTATATTTTAAGTTTAAGAAAAATCAAATACTTATAAATAATAAAATAGATAAACAAATTAATATTTATGGGTACAAAAGTGAATTTTGCCAGGTAGTTCTTAATATAATAAATAATGCCTTAGACAAATTTGTAGAAAATAGTCATTTGGAAAATAAAACTATTGAAGTTAGCTCTATAAAAGATGATGATAATTTAATTATAACAATAAAAGATAATGCAGGAGGAATTGATTCAGGAATTATTAAAAAAATTTTTGATGAAAGGTTTACTACTAAAGGAGATAAAGGCTCAGGTATTGGTTTATCAATTTCAAAAAGAATTATGATAAATAGCTTTAAAGGTGATATTTTGGCAGAAAATAACAAAGATGGTGCTACATTTAAAATATATATAAAACTAGAAGCATAA
- a CDS encoding glycine zipper 2TM domain-containing protein yields MKKFILILVILASSLFARHNDFYDYAKVRYSEPIYEYVYEDRPQTQCKDVTHKVRVGKEREYSNDSLGIDTLVGVAAGAVLGSQVGKGNGRVAAQIVGGLLGGKVAHEIRESPSYERGNRYKYVTQKECYETYTTVKRKVLTGYKNYFKYKGKEYSKVTREPKKRIRITHTINF; encoded by the coding sequence ATGAAAAAATTTATATTAATCTTAGTAATACTAGCAAGTTCTCTTTTTGCAAGACATAATGATTTTTATGACTATGCAAAGGTAAGATATTCTGAACCTATTTATGAGTATGTTTATGAAGATAGACCTCAAACTCAGTGTAAAGATGTTACCCATAAAGTAAGAGTTGGGAAAGAAAGAGAATATAGTAATGATAGTTTAGGTATAGATACTTTAGTTGGTGTAGCTGCAGGAGCTGTTTTAGGTAGTCAAGTTGGAAAAGGAAATGGTAGGGTTGCTGCACAAATAGTAGGTGGACTTTTAGGTGGAAAAGTTGCACATGAAATAAGAGAAAGTCCTTCTTATGAAAGAGGAAATAGATATAAATATGTGACACAAAAAGAGTGTTATGAAACATATACGACGGTAAAAAGAAAAGTTTTAACAGGATATAAAAATTATTTTAAATATAAAGGAAAAGAATACTCTAAAGTTACAAGAGAGCCTAAAAAAAGAATAAGAATTACACATACTATAAATTTTTAA
- a CDS encoding class II aldolase and adducin N-terminal domain-containing protein — MIDPNTVKLLSDLSLTMFRKNFFGIYHGAISAKEDHNTFVINTSDAIFDEMTERSFCKLNMNKRDYRWNIASIESEIHSTIYNNIHEAKYIAFGMPIYTTAYTFEHNEIIFSDYFGKTQFSKIEVYDPGDYESWYARNALEITKYLKESNNHIMVIKGIGTYVYDRDINNLVKRIAILENSCRLLSIKSTFR, encoded by the coding sequence ATGATAGATCCAAATACAGTAAAACTTCTTAGTGACTTATCTTTAACAATGTTTAGAAAAAACTTTTTTGGGATATATCATGGAGCAATCTCTGCAAAAGAAGACCATAATACTTTTGTAATAAATACTTCAGATGCAATATTTGATGAAATGACAGAAAGATCTTTTTGTAAATTGAATATGAATAAAAGAGACTACAGATGGAATATAGCAAGTATTGAATCGGAAATACATTCTACTATCTACAATAATATACATGAAGCAAAATATATTGCATTTGGAATGCCTATTTATACAACTGCATATACTTTTGAACATAATGAAATTATTTTTAGTGATTATTTTGGAAAAACACAATTTTCTAAAATAGAAGTATATGACCCAGGAGACTATGAATCATGGTATGCTAGAAATGCTTTAGAAATAACTAAATACTTAAAAGAATCAAATAATCATATAATGGTAATAAAAGGTATTGGTACATATGTGTATGACAGAGATATAAATAATTTAGTAAAAAGAATTGCCATTTTAGAAAACTCTTGTCGACTTTTAAGTATAAAATCTACTTTTAGATAA